CGCAGGGCCGCGCGGCGATGGCCACGCTGAACCTCGCGCTCAAGCGGCTGGACCACCTGGCGTACGAGGACCAGCTCGTGGTGACGATCGCGTACCGCAACGCGGACGCGCAGGGCATTCCGCCCGCCGAGGAGCACCAGGCGGCGCAGGCGCTGGAGGACACGCTGGTGGAGTCACTCGCGGGGCTCGCGCTGCACTACGGGCACGTGGTGAGCGGCGGGCGGCTCGAGGTGCTCTTCTACGTCGCGGACAAGCGCGCTGCGGAGGGGAAGCTCGCCGCGTGGCGCGGGCGCGCGCAGGGCTGGCAGGTGCAGCGCACGTGGCACCACGACCCGGAGTGGAAGGCGCTGCTCAAGTGGTGAGGTCTCGGGGTGGAACAGCGCTCAGTGGCGCCCGTGCCACTTGTCGATGCTGGTGTCGAAAGCCGTGATGAGGTCGCGTGCACGCAGGAAGGTCTGCGGAATCGCTGCACGTCGTTGCTCGTAGGCTGACTCCGAGAACGGTGTGCCCAGCTTCTCTGCGCGGTGTTCGAGGAGAAGCCGGGACTCGTAATCGACCCATTCGCGCAGCCAGGCGCTGCGGCTCGGTTCGTCCCATCTCTCGCGCTGAGCATGACGCCAGAGGAAGCGGAACTTCTCGTGTGCAGCGATCCGATCCAGCCGCTCGATCCAGGCTCCCTTGTAAGCGACGCCCTTGCCCGCGACGAAGCGGCCGTAGGTTCCCAGCCGTAGCACCTCCACCGCGACGTTCAGGGGGGAGTCCAGGTTGGCCCTGTTGAGAAAGCACCCTCCCGTGTCCGTGTCGTAATCCGTGCGATGGGCTGCGATGAGCCGATGGGCGTAGCGCTGCGCGCGGCGGTAACGGCGTGGATCCACTGCACGCAGCAGCTCGAGCCCCTTCACCAAGCGTCTGCTCTCGGCTGGGACGGCGAAGAGCTTGAACCCGTCCACCGCGTCGTGCGGACCGTGAGCGAGCAGGGCGCGGATGACGGGCTCCAACGCGCGCACGAGAAAGCGAGGTGCCACTCAGCCGTCCTCAGGTCGGGAAGGGTATTCCGGAGACTCTGCCACAGGGACTCATGCTTCGCCCGGCACCCTCACCCTGGCCCTCTCCCAGGGGGAGAGGAAGGACACATCAGGGGCTGTCGGCGGCGCTGCCGAACACGGGCGTGCCGCCGGGCAGCGTGGGGTCGTGCGGGAGGCTCCCGCGCGGGCTGCGCAGGTACACGAACGGGGTCGCGAAGAGGAAGTTGGACACGCGGCTCGTGTAGATGTCCGCGTAGCGCTCGATCTGCCGCGCCAGGTGGCTCTTGTCGTTGCCCGCACGGCTGAGCAGGCCCCAGCTCGGGTTGCTCAGCTCTCCACCTGCGCGCACCAGCGGGGCGATCTCCGCGTCCAGCGCCTCGAGCTGGGCGCGCAAGGCCAGTGCGCGCGCGTGCAGCTCGCTCTCGGGGATGTCGGTGCGCGGGCCGTAGTGGTCGCGGCGCCGCTGCAGCTCGAGCCGCACCTGCGCGGCCTCCGCCTCCAGCCGCTCCTTCTGCTCCATCTTCTCCGCGATGCGCTGCTCGGTCGCGCGGAAGGCCGCGATGCTGCGCACCTCGTCCTCCAGCTCGCGCACGATCAGCGCCGTGCGCCAGCGCAGCACGTTCTTCGTCACGTGCACGTCGCCGAACATGTGGTCGCCCACGTAGAGGATCTCGTCCCCGCTCAGGCCGAGGGTGCGCTCGATCTCCACCGCGCTGCCGCCCAGGTACGGCACGCCGCTCTTGAGCGGCCCCTGGTGCGGGCGCAGGAGCCCCTCCTCCGTGGCCACCTCGAAGAGCGGCGAGCGCGTGGTGAAGAACTCCGGCTTGCGCGCGCTCACGATGACCACGTCGAACAGGTCCCTCCAGGTCATCCCCTTGGGCAGGAAGCGGTCGAAGCTGTAGCGCATCATCGGCGCGGTGTAGGCCCACTCGCTGTTGGTGATGAGCAGCAGCTTCTTGCCCGCGTGCTTCTGGTCCAGCAGCGCGAGCGGCACGTCCGGGTCCAGCAGCACGAAG
This window of the Aggregicoccus sp. 17bor-14 genome carries:
- a CDS encoding HAD-IG family 5'-nucleotidase, which translates into the protein MTLPSAPPPERGLFCNRTLNMRAIKAVGYDMDYTLIHYRVEAWEQRAYEHMREQLVAKGWPVGHLQFDPGLAMRGLIIDTLKGNLLKANRFGFVKRALHGTKPLEFERQRTEYSRTLIDLAERRWVFLNTLFSLSEGCLYAQLVELLDAGKLPGSPMGYADLYEHVRRSLDATHMAGALKAEIVADPDRFVLLDPDVPLALLDQKHAGKKLLLITNSEWAYTAPMMRYSFDRFLPKGMTWRDLFDVVIVSARKPEFFTTRSPLFEVATEEGLLRPHQGPLKSGVPYLGGSAVEIERTLGLSGDEILYVGDHMFGDVHVTKNVLRWRTALIVRELEDEVRSIAAFRATEQRIAEKMEQKERLEAEAAQVRLELQRRRDHYGPRTDIPESELHARALALRAQLEALDAEIAPLVRAGGELSNPSWGLLSRAGNDKSHLARQIERYADIYTSRVSNFLFATPFVYLRSPRGSLPHDPTLPGGTPVFGSAADSP